CCGTGGGCTTGCCGGCTTCGACCTCCTCGATGGAGTCCGCCAGGGCGCGCGCGTTCGCCGGGCTGCGAAGCAGGTACGCGGTTTCTTCCCAGGCGTTGTAATCGTCCAGTGAAACCATGACCACGGACGCGCCGTTTCTGCGCGTGACGATAACCGGTGCATGATC
This window of the Gammaproteobacteria bacterium genome carries:
- a CDS encoding type II toxin-antitoxin system prevent-host-death family antitoxin; translation: MDAISYTQARAHLARTMDKVNRDHAPVIVTRRNGASVVMVSLDDYNAWEETAYLLRSPANARALADSIEEVEAGKPTERTLLEDD